In the genome of Nocardioides marmoribigeumensis, one region contains:
- a CDS encoding sulfurtransferase, translating to MARADVLVDPDWVEQHLDDDDVVLVEVDEDIEAYDHGHIRGALRFDWTRDLQDQVVRDFVDQDQFAKLLSEHGIGNDDTVVLYGGNNNWFATYAYWYFKLYGHRDVRILDGGRKRWELEARPLTTEVPARRATSYDAAVQDPALRAFRDEVIAAIGTANLIDVRSPDEYSGRLLAPAHLPQEQAQRAGHIPTAINVPWSRAANEDGTFKTDEQIREIYTGAGLDPERETIAYCRIGERSAHTWFVLSELLGLSGVKNYDGSWTEYGSLVGVPIARGSEPGDVL from the coding sequence ATGGCTCGCGCTGACGTTCTCGTCGACCCCGACTGGGTCGAGCAGCACCTCGACGACGACGACGTCGTCCTCGTGGAGGTGGACGAGGACATCGAGGCCTACGACCACGGCCACATCCGCGGCGCGCTGCGCTTCGACTGGACCCGCGACCTGCAGGACCAGGTGGTCCGTGACTTCGTCGACCAGGACCAGTTCGCCAAGCTCCTGTCCGAGCACGGCATCGGCAACGACGACACCGTCGTGCTCTACGGCGGCAACAACAACTGGTTCGCCACCTACGCCTACTGGTACTTCAAGCTCTACGGCCACCGCGACGTCCGCATCCTCGACGGCGGCCGCAAGCGCTGGGAGCTCGAGGCGCGGCCGCTGACCACCGAGGTCCCCGCGCGCCGGGCCACGTCGTACGACGCCGCCGTGCAGGACCCCGCCCTCCGCGCGTTCCGCGACGAGGTGATCGCCGCGATCGGCACCGCCAACCTGATCGACGTGCGCTCGCCCGACGAGTACTCCGGCCGGCTCCTCGCCCCCGCCCACCTGCCGCAGGAGCAGGCGCAGCGCGCGGGCCACATCCCGACCGCGATCAACGTGCCGTGGAGCCGGGCGGCCAACGAGGACGGCACGTTCAAGACCGACGAGCAGATCCGCGAGATCTACACCGGGGCCGGGCTCGACCCCGAGCGCGAGACCATCGCCTACTGCCGCATCGGCGAGCGGTCGGCGCACACCTGGTTCGTGCTCTCGGAGCTGCTCGGGCTGTCCGGGGTGAAGAACTACGACGGGTCGTGGACCGAGTACGGCTCCCTCGTCGGCGTCCCGATCGCCC
- a CDS encoding DUF4395 domain-containing protein, giving the protein MSSTRTVDPVATTPQIDPRGQRFAAWLTTAVLVAVLVSAPSPLTTALLVAQGLVFLSGVALGPARTPYSWLFRTFVRPRLGAPAETESALPPRFAQGVGLVFAAVALLGALAGSTLVVLVAAGMALAAAFLNAAFGFCLGCEMYLLGLRLVPRDRLSHAATLLRDSAVH; this is encoded by the coding sequence ATGTCCAGCACCCGCACGGTCGACCCTGTCGCGACCACCCCCCAGATCGACCCCCGCGGCCAGCGGTTCGCCGCCTGGCTCACCACCGCCGTCCTCGTCGCGGTCCTCGTCTCCGCCCCGTCGCCGCTCACCACCGCGCTCCTCGTGGCCCAGGGGCTGGTCTTCCTCAGCGGCGTCGCGCTCGGCCCGGCGCGGACGCCGTACTCCTGGCTGTTCCGCACGTTCGTCCGCCCGCGCCTCGGCGCCCCGGCCGAGACCGAGTCCGCGCTGCCGCCCCGCTTCGCACAGGGCGTGGGCCTCGTCTTCGCGGCCGTCGCCCTGCTCGGCGCCCTCGCCGGGTCGACCCTCGTCGTCCTCGTCGCCGCGGGGATGGCGCTCGCCGCGGCCTTCCTCAACGCGGCGTTCGGCTTCTGCCTCGGCTGCGAGATGTACCTTCTCGGCTTGAGGCTGGTCCCGCGCGACCGGCTGTCGCACGCCGCGACGCTGCTCCGCGACTCCGCGGTCCACTGA
- the gmd gene encoding GDP-mannose 4,6-dehydratase, whose product MRRALITGITGQDGSYLAELLLEKGYEVHGLVRRSSSFNRGRIDPLWFAPGGDRLHLHYGDMTDGVSLVNLVHSVRPDEVYNLAAQSHVKVSFEMPEYTASADAVGTIRLLEAIRTAGLTDCRFYQASTSEMFGATPPPQDERTTFHPRSPYGAAKLFAHWTTVNYREAYGLYAVSGILFNHESPRRGETFVTRKVTRGVAHIKAGLTDRLVLGNLDAVRDWGYAKEYVEGMWRMLQQDSPDDYVLATGVGTTVRDFVRMSFECVGLDWEQYVDHDSRYERPTEVDALIGDASKAERELGWRAETKVEGLAQLMVEADLAATAQG is encoded by the coding sequence GTGCGCCGAGCGCTCATCACCGGCATCACCGGCCAGGACGGCTCCTACCTCGCCGAGCTCCTGCTGGAGAAGGGCTACGAGGTCCACGGGCTGGTGCGTCGCTCCTCGTCGTTCAACCGCGGCCGCATCGACCCGCTGTGGTTCGCCCCGGGGGGCGACCGGCTGCACCTGCACTACGGCGACATGACCGACGGGGTCAGCCTGGTCAACCTCGTCCACTCCGTGCGCCCCGACGAGGTCTACAACCTCGCCGCGCAGAGCCACGTCAAGGTGTCCTTCGAGATGCCGGAGTACACCGCCTCCGCCGACGCCGTCGGCACGATCCGCCTGCTCGAGGCGATCCGCACCGCCGGGCTGACCGACTGCCGCTTCTACCAGGCGTCCACCTCGGAGATGTTCGGTGCGACGCCGCCGCCGCAGGACGAGCGCACGACGTTCCACCCGCGGTCGCCGTACGGCGCGGCCAAGCTGTTCGCGCACTGGACGACGGTCAACTACCGCGAGGCCTACGGGCTCTACGCCGTCTCCGGGATCCTGTTCAACCACGAGTCCCCGCGGCGCGGCGAGACGTTCGTGACCCGCAAGGTCACCCGCGGCGTCGCCCACATCAAGGCCGGGCTCACCGACCGCCTCGTGCTCGGCAACCTCGACGCGGTGCGTGACTGGGGCTACGCCAAGGAGTACGTCGAGGGCATGTGGCGGATGCTCCAGCAGGACTCCCCGGACGACTACGTCCTCGCGACCGGGGTCGGCACGACCGTGCGCGACTTCGTGCGGATGTCGTTCGAGTGCGTCGGGCTCGACTGGGAGCAGTACGTCGACCACGACTCGCGCTACGAGCGGCCCACCGAGGTGGACGCGCTGATCGGCGACGCCTCCAAGGCCGAGCGCGAGCTGGGCTGGCGGGCCGAGACCAAGGTCGAGGGGCTGGCCCAGCTGATGGTCGAGGCCGACCTCGCCGCGACCGCCCAGGGCTGA
- a CDS encoding GDP-mannose 4,6-dehydratase has protein sequence MSRDQPALVTGVTGQDGVYLARSLRALGVPVVGTRQDTALARARASAYLSDVDVWVLDLLDPMGFGPLLSEVRPSRVFHLAGSTSVAASWDDPAGTAAVNDHAVARLLADVRAHRDRTGEDVRVFVASTAVDDPSPYARSKRAAEEHVRAARAAGLWAVSARLHNHESPLREPQFVTRKISRTAAAIALGRADSLTLGNTAVRRDWGHARDLVEGVRRMLEQESPTDLELGTGVAHGLLDLVTCAFAAAGLGDATPYLRTDETLLRPGDAAEQVADPAPALAALGWRATTPFARMVTHLVETDLARLRTGVDHSPAYLWPEQFH, from the coding sequence ATCAGTCGGGACCAACCGGCCCTCGTCACCGGGGTCACCGGGCAGGACGGCGTCTACCTCGCGCGGTCGCTGCGCGCGCTCGGGGTTCCCGTGGTGGGGACACGCCAGGACACCGCCCTCGCGCGGGCCCGCGCCTCGGCGTACCTGTCCGACGTGGACGTCTGGGTGCTCGACCTGCTCGACCCGATGGGGTTCGGGCCACTGCTCTCGGAAGTGCGGCCGAGCCGGGTCTTCCACCTGGCGGGGTCCACGTCGGTCGCGGCGAGCTGGGACGACCCCGCGGGCACGGCCGCGGTCAACGACCACGCGGTGGCCCGCCTGCTGGCCGACGTGCGCGCGCACCGCGACCGCACGGGTGAGGACGTGCGGGTCTTCGTGGCGTCGACCGCGGTCGACGACCCCTCGCCGTACGCCCGGTCCAAGCGGGCCGCCGAGGAGCACGTCCGCGCCGCCCGCGCGGCGGGGCTCTGGGCCGTCTCCGCGCGGCTGCACAACCACGAGAGCCCGCTGCGGGAGCCGCAGTTCGTCACCCGCAAGATCTCCCGGACCGCGGCGGCGATCGCGCTCGGCCGCGCCGACTCGCTGACGCTGGGGAACACCGCCGTACGCCGCGACTGGGGCCACGCGCGCGACCTCGTCGAGGGGGTGCGCCGGATGCTCGAGCAGGAGTCGCCGACCGACCTCGAGCTCGGCACCGGCGTGGCCCACGGGCTGCTCGACCTGGTCACCTGCGCCTTCGCGGCCGCCGGGCTCGGCGACGCGACGCCGTACCTCCGGACCGACGAGACCCTCCTGCGCCCCGGCGACGCCGCCGAGCAGGTCGCCGACCCCGCCCCCGCCCTCGCGGCCCTCGGCTGGCGGGCCACCACACCGTTCGCGCGGATGGTCACCCACCTGGTCGAGACCGACCTGGCCCGCCTCCGGACCGGGGTCGACCACTCCCCGGCGTACCTGTGGCCGGAGCAGTTTCACTAG
- a CDS encoding TlpA family protein disulfide reductase yields the protein MSPGAWVVLAVLVVASAFGLWRARTDGRFRGTAAEAASDGAWSGDSTPLREEPGAPAPEADDASVRTMVGEHHEFGHRATLLQFSSAFCAPCRATRRVLADIAEIVPGVSHVEIDAEEHLETVRRLEVHRTPTTLVLDAHGREVSRAVGAPRKEQVLAALAPVLD from the coding sequence ATGAGTCCTGGTGCCTGGGTGGTCCTCGCCGTGCTGGTCGTGGCGAGCGCGTTCGGCCTGTGGCGCGCCCGCACCGACGGCCGGTTCCGCGGCACGGCCGCGGAGGCTGCGAGTGACGGGGCCTGGTCCGGCGACTCGACCCCGCTCCGTGAGGAGCCCGGGGCACCGGCCCCGGAGGCCGACGACGCGAGCGTGCGCACGATGGTGGGCGAGCACCACGAGTTCGGGCATCGGGCGACGCTGCTGCAGTTCTCCTCCGCCTTCTGCGCTCCCTGCCGGGCCACTCGCCGGGTCCTCGCGGACATCGCCGAGATCGTGCCCGGGGTCAGTCACGTCGAGATCGACGCCGAGGAGCACCTCGAGACCGTCCGCCGGCTCGAGGTGCACCGCACCCCGACCACGCTGGTGCTCGACGCCCACGGCCGCGAGGTCTCCCGCGCCGTCGGCGCTCCCCGCAAGGAGCAGGTGCTCGCCGCCCTCGCGCCGGTCCTGGACTGA
- a CDS encoding MoaD/ThiS family protein — translation MAPATPRLVHVRLWAAARAAAGQAEATVAVEGERDPSVADVRRAVLASLPDRPDLPRVLAVCSAIVGDRPVGAGDAGSVPVPEGVDVEFLPPFAGG, via the coding sequence ATGGCACCTGCGACTCCCCGTCTCGTCCACGTCCGGCTCTGGGCGGCGGCCCGCGCTGCCGCGGGTCAGGCGGAGGCGACGGTCGCGGTGGAGGGGGAGCGCGACCCGTCCGTGGCCGACGTACGACGGGCCGTGCTCGCGTCCCTGCCCGACCGGCCCGACCTGCCCCGGGTGCTCGCGGTCTGCTCGGCGATCGTGGGCGACCGTCCCGTCGGGGCCGGCGACGCGGGGTCGGTGCCCGTGCCGGAGGGCGTCGACGTGGAGTTCCTGCCCCCGTTCGCCGGAGGCTGA
- a CDS encoding winged helix-turn-helix transcriptional regulator, which translates to MRAILLLTGSLQPSAEVLPSLGLLPFTVRVLPAEGTALLDSPPVDAVLVDGRSDLAKARDLGRLIRTLGTTTPTLLVVTEGALPVVAVDWGYDDLLLTTIGPAELDARIRLAIGRLAEGRPDDPESHLIRSGEVTIDEASYTARLGGRALDLTFKEFELLKYLAQHPGRVFTREQLLQEVWGYDYFGGTRTVDVHVRRLRAKLGTDNEALIGTVRNVGYRFVVPPAESRDEERVDA; encoded by the coding sequence TTGCGCGCGATCCTGCTGCTCACGGGCAGCCTTCAGCCCTCTGCTGAGGTGCTCCCCTCCCTCGGCCTCCTTCCCTTCACCGTCCGGGTCCTGCCTGCCGAGGGCACCGCTCTCCTGGACTCCCCGCCGGTCGACGCGGTCCTCGTCGACGGCCGCAGCGACCTGGCCAAGGCGCGCGACCTCGGGCGCCTGATCCGCACGCTCGGCACCACCACCCCGACGCTGCTCGTGGTCACCGAGGGCGCACTGCCGGTGGTCGCGGTCGACTGGGGGTACGACGACCTGCTGCTCACCACGATCGGCCCGGCCGAGCTCGACGCCCGGATCCGCCTGGCGATCGGGCGGCTCGCGGAGGGCAGGCCCGACGACCCGGAGTCCCACCTGATCCGGTCGGGCGAGGTGACCATCGACGAGGCGTCCTACACCGCGCGGCTCGGGGGCCGGGCCCTCGACCTGACGTTCAAGGAGTTCGAGCTGCTGAAGTACCTCGCCCAGCACCCGGGCCGGGTCTTCACCCGCGAGCAGCTGCTCCAGGAGGTGTGGGGCTACGACTACTTCGGCGGCACCCGCACCGTCGACGTCCACGTGCGCCGCCTGCGCGCCAAGCTCGGCACCGACAACGAAGCCCTGATCGGGACGGTCCGCAACGTCGGCTACCGCTTCGTCGTGCCGCCGGCGGAGTCGCGCGACGAGGAGCGCGTGGACGCGTGA
- the mshD gene encoding mycothiol synthase has product MSRHLTSLTEADVAAVRAVVDAAEHADHVRPVDEAVELLLARGLGSGAALWLDEGGFALVRPGEPRELDLVVRPDARRAGLGAALAREVLDDGPWAAWSHGDHPGARALAARLGFRAERSLWVMRLPGDVSLPQAPSEGPTLRAFRPGEDDDELLRVNREAFAHHPEQAGLDPAGLEERMGQPWFDPAGLLVADAGGGHLVGFHWTKVHEASDDAPRHGEVYVIGVDPSAQGGGLGRRLLVAGLAHLRSVLGDDAEVVLYVESDNDPAVAMYAKFGFAHAARDTHVQYRRGPVLLGT; this is encoded by the coding sequence GTGAGCCGTCACCTGACCAGCCTCACCGAGGCCGACGTCGCTGCCGTGCGCGCGGTGGTCGACGCCGCCGAGCACGCCGACCACGTGCGCCCCGTCGACGAGGCCGTCGAGCTGCTGCTGGCCCGGGGGCTCGGGTCCGGCGCCGCCCTGTGGCTCGACGAGGGCGGGTTCGCCCTGGTCCGGCCCGGCGAGCCGCGCGAGCTCGACCTCGTCGTACGCCCCGACGCGCGGCGGGCCGGCCTCGGCGCGGCACTGGCGCGGGAGGTCCTGGACGACGGGCCCTGGGCCGCCTGGTCGCATGGCGACCACCCCGGGGCGCGCGCCCTCGCGGCCCGGCTCGGCTTCCGGGCCGAGCGCTCGCTCTGGGTGATGCGGCTCCCCGGCGACGTCTCCCTCCCGCAGGCGCCCTCCGAGGGTCCGACGCTGCGTGCCTTCCGTCCCGGTGAGGACGACGACGAGCTGCTGCGGGTCAACCGCGAGGCCTTCGCCCACCACCCCGAGCAGGCCGGGCTCGACCCGGCGGGGCTCGAGGAGCGCATGGGGCAGCCGTGGTTCGACCCCGCGGGCCTGCTGGTGGCCGATGCCGGCGGGGGCCACCTGGTCGGCTTCCACTGGACCAAGGTGCACGAGGCCTCCGACGACGCGCCCCGGCACGGCGAGGTCTACGTCATCGGCGTCGACCCGTCCGCCCAGGGTGGCGGCCTCGGGCGGCGCCTGCTCGTCGCGGGGCTCGCTCACCTGCGCTCGGTCCTCGGCGACGACGCGGAGGTCGTGCTCTACGTCGAGTCGGACAACGACCCGGCGGTCGCGATGTACGCGAAGTTCGGGTTCGCCCACGCCGCCCGGGACACGCACGTGCAGTATCGGCGGGGTCCAGTTTTACTAGGTACCTAG
- a CDS encoding alpha/beta hydrolase: MPRSPRRTPSDLLGLARGRTDQVMAAAMPRVLGQPEARVRRLAGPPVRVDGHELSPGTQLLLRLMKVVFPRPAEDHEDFVDGRGVVLRQARLGGGRQPIGQVHERTVRGADGPLRARLYVPRGTVDPGPLTMFFHGGGMVYGDLDSHDALCRFLAEETGARVLSVDYRLAPEHVFPAGVDDAWAAYEWLASNAADYDADPTRLAVAGDSAGGYLAAATALRAAQEEVPLKFQLLIYPMTEMFSQRPSRSTFAEGFFLTRKFMDRAETAYLAGADPTDPRASVLHAELSEAVVRHLAPAYLVTAGFDPLRDEGEAYARRLQEAGATVEHRLEPGEIHGFANVLSFESPGLEAVRRATRALRDGLG; this comes from the coding sequence ATGCCTCGCTCGCCCCGTCGCACCCCCTCCGACCTCCTCGGCCTCGCCCGCGGCCGCACGGACCAGGTGATGGCCGCGGCCATGCCGCGCGTGCTCGGCCAGCCGGAGGCACGCGTACGCCGCCTGGCCGGGCCGCCGGTCCGCGTCGACGGCCACGAGCTGTCGCCGGGGACCCAGCTGCTGCTGCGCCTGATGAAGGTGGTGTTCCCGCGGCCGGCGGAGGACCACGAGGACTTCGTCGACGGCCGGGGGGTCGTGCTGCGGCAGGCGCGGCTGGGGGGCGGCCGCCAACCGATCGGGCAGGTGCACGAGCGCACGGTCCGCGGTGCCGACGGGCCGCTGCGCGCGCGGCTCTACGTCCCCCGCGGCACGGTCGACCCGGGTCCGCTGACGATGTTCTTCCACGGCGGCGGCATGGTCTACGGCGACCTCGACTCCCACGACGCGCTGTGCCGGTTCCTCGCCGAGGAGACCGGTGCCCGGGTCCTCTCGGTCGACTACCGCCTGGCCCCGGAGCACGTCTTCCCCGCTGGGGTCGACGACGCCTGGGCGGCCTACGAGTGGCTGGCGAGCAACGCCGCGGACTACGACGCCGACCCCACGCGCCTCGCGGTGGCCGGGGACTCGGCGGGCGGCTACCTCGCCGCGGCGACCGCGCTGCGGGCCGCGCAGGAGGAGGTGCCGCTGAAGTTCCAGCTGCTGATCTACCCGATGACCGAGATGTTCAGCCAGCGCCCGAGCCGGTCGACGTTCGCCGAGGGCTTCTTCCTCACCAGGAAGTTCATGGACCGGGCCGAGACCGCCTACCTCGCCGGCGCCGACCCGACCGACCCCCGCGCCTCGGTGCTGCACGCCGAGCTGAGCGAGGCCGTCGTACGCCACCTCGCGCCGGCGTACCTCGTCACCGCGGGCTTCGACCCCCTCCGCGACGAGGGCGAGGCCTACGCCCGCCGTCTGCAGGAGGCGGGCGCCACGGTCGAGCACCGGCTCGAGCCGGGCGAGATCCACGGCTTCGCCAACGTGCTGTCCTTCGAGAGCCCCGGGCTCGAGGCCGTGCGCCGCGCGACCCGCGCCCTGCGGGACGGGCTGGGCTGA
- a CDS encoding RNA degradosome polyphosphate kinase → MSPETSLLRESLTDPLTHEDVTASTVGAVDVFDVDPAYDATLGELPDDRFLDREVSWLRFNQRVLELAEDESVPLLERVRFAAIFASNLDEFFMVRVAGLKRRIAAGLAVPSASGLQPREVLDLIWQRTTELMQRHASCFRDKIIPALAEQQIQLQRWSDLDKEQQRKLKKLFKERVFPVLTPLAVDPAHPFPYISGLSLNLAVLVRNPKTGKEHFARVKVPPKFDRFIAVDEQRFVPLEDVIAEHLKPLFPGMQVVTVHTFRVTRNEDLEVEEDDAENLLHALEKGLQRRRFGPPVRLEVEESIDAHVLDLLVTELGMSASEVVSVPGPLDLRGLHDIADLDRAELKYPAFLPSTHALLAEVESASPVDIFGAVRERDVLLHHPYDSFSTSVQRLLEQAAADPHVLAIKQTLYRTSGDSPIIEALIDAAEAGKEVLVIVEIKARFDERANIKWARKLEQSGCHVVYGLVGLKTHCKLALVVRDEPDGIRRYAHLGTGNYNPKTARLYEDLGLLTADPNLTDDVAHLFNNLSGYARHPSYEHLLVAPHTVRDGLVERIRREVTHHEVGRPARIRIKANSVVDEVVIDALYDASRAGVPVQLLTRGICALRPGVPGLSEMVEVRSILGRFLEHSRVFWFENAGDPEVLIGSADLMHRNLDRRVEVLTPLLAQATKDEVGRMLDVSFAEGTSAWHLQSDGTWQRRTTDDGGQPLLDLQEWLIQQSRRRKA, encoded by the coding sequence ATGAGCCCCGAGACGTCCCTGCTGCGCGAGTCCCTGACGGATCCCCTCACCCACGAGGACGTCACGGCTTCCACGGTGGGCGCGGTGGACGTCTTCGACGTCGACCCGGCGTACGACGCGACGCTGGGCGAGCTGCCCGACGACCGGTTCCTCGACCGCGAGGTGTCGTGGCTGCGGTTCAACCAGCGGGTCCTGGAGCTCGCCGAGGACGAGTCGGTCCCGCTGCTCGAGCGGGTGCGGTTCGCCGCGATCTTCGCCAGCAACCTCGACGAGTTCTTCATGGTCCGCGTGGCCGGCCTCAAGCGCCGCATCGCGGCCGGGCTCGCGGTGCCGAGCGCCTCGGGCCTCCAGCCCCGCGAGGTGCTCGACCTGATCTGGCAGCGGACGACCGAGCTCATGCAGCGGCATGCTTCTTGTTTCCGCGACAAGATCATCCCGGCGCTCGCCGAGCAGCAGATCCAGCTGCAGCGGTGGAGCGACCTCGACAAGGAGCAGCAGCGCAAGCTCAAGAAGCTGTTCAAGGAGCGCGTCTTCCCGGTCCTCACGCCGCTGGCGGTCGACCCGGCCCACCCGTTCCCCTACATCTCCGGGCTGTCGCTCAACCTGGCCGTGCTGGTGCGCAACCCCAAGACCGGCAAGGAGCACTTCGCACGGGTCAAGGTGCCGCCGAAGTTCGACCGCTTCATCGCCGTCGACGAGCAGCGCTTCGTGCCGCTCGAGGACGTCATCGCCGAGCACCTCAAGCCGCTGTTCCCCGGCATGCAGGTGGTCACCGTCCACACCTTCCGCGTGACCCGCAACGAGGACCTCGAGGTCGAGGAGGACGATGCCGAGAACCTCCTGCACGCACTGGAGAAGGGGCTGCAGCGCCGCCGCTTCGGCCCGCCCGTGCGGCTCGAGGTCGAGGAGAGCATCGACGCCCACGTGCTCGACCTGCTGGTCACCGAGCTCGGCATGAGCGCCTCCGAGGTCGTGTCGGTGCCGGGCCCGCTCGACCTGCGCGGCCTGCACGACATCGCCGACCTCGACCGGGCCGAGCTGAAGTACCCCGCCTTCCTGCCCTCCACCCACGCCCTCCTCGCCGAGGTCGAGTCGGCCTCGCCGGTCGACATCTTCGGCGCGGTCCGCGAGCGCGACGTGCTCCTGCACCACCCCTACGACTCGTTCAGCACCTCGGTGCAGCGCCTCCTCGAGCAGGCCGCGGCCGACCCGCACGTGCTCGCGATCAAGCAGACGCTCTACCGCACCTCGGGCGACTCCCCGATCATCGAGGCCCTGATCGACGCGGCCGAGGCCGGCAAGGAGGTCCTCGTCATCGTCGAGATCAAGGCACGGTTCGACGAGCGCGCCAACATCAAGTGGGCGCGCAAGCTGGAGCAGTCCGGCTGCCACGTCGTCTACGGCCTGGTCGGGCTCAAGACCCACTGCAAGCTCGCGCTCGTGGTCCGCGACGAGCCCGACGGCATCCGCCGCTACGCCCACCTCGGCACCGGCAACTACAACCCCAAGACCGCGCGCCTCTACGAGGACCTCGGCCTGCTCACCGCCGACCCCAACCTCACCGACGACGTGGCCCACCTGTTCAACAACCTGTCCGGCTACGCCCGCCACCCGTCGTACGAGCACCTCCTGGTCGCGCCCCACACGGTCCGCGACGGGCTGGTCGAGCGCATCCGCCGCGAGGTCACCCACCACGAGGTCGGGCGACCCGCGCGCATCCGCATCAAGGCCAACTCGGTGGTCGACGAGGTCGTCATCGACGCGCTGTACGACGCCTCGCGGGCCGGGGTGCCCGTGCAGCTGCTCACCCGCGGGATCTGCGCGCTGCGACCGGGCGTCCCCGGGCTCAGCGAGATGGTGGAGGTGCGCTCGATCCTCGGCCGCTTCCTCGAGCACAGCCGGGTCTTCTGGTTCGAGAACGCCGGCGACCCGGAGGTGCTCATCGGCTCCGCCGACCTCATGCACCGCAACCTCGACCGCCGCGTCGAGGTGCTCACCCCCCTGCTGGCGCAGGCCACCAAGGACGAGGTCGGTCGCATGCTCGACGTCTCCTTCGCCGAGGGCACCTCGGCCTGGCACCTGCAGTCCGACGGCACCTGGCAGCGGCGCACCACCGACGACGGCGGCCAGCCGCTGCTGGACCTCCAGGAGTGGCTGATCCAGCAGTCCCGCCGCCGCAAGGCCTGA
- a CDS encoding NUDIX hydrolase: MAPRGPVLAAGAVTLRRRRGTSEVLLVHRPKYDDWSFPKGKLELHESPRTAAVREVLEETGVRVRLGPPLGSQAYLVENGTGRLKHVHYWVGRALGDHDVSSYTPNEEVDEVRWVTVEDAPGLLTYDYDRQTLAEAAPYAKRSVPLVVLRHAQAAARSRHKGDDRRRGLTVAGGRQAERLVPMLQAYGVTMVVSSSSDRCWRTVAPYAAARDLGIEVTHGLCEEDASAATVVHEVARLLEERVPAVLCTHRPVLPMVLETLGLEPTPVDPGAAIVVHHRHGRIVAIERIEAPSGR; this comes from the coding sequence ATGGCACCACGTGGTCCGGTCCTCGCGGCCGGCGCGGTCACCCTCCGACGACGTCGCGGCACCAGCGAGGTGCTCCTGGTGCACCGCCCGAAGTACGACGACTGGTCGTTCCCCAAGGGCAAGCTCGAGCTGCACGAGTCCCCCCGCACGGCCGCGGTGCGCGAGGTGCTCGAGGAGACCGGCGTCCGCGTCCGGCTCGGTCCGCCGCTGGGCTCCCAGGCCTACCTGGTCGAGAACGGCACGGGCCGGCTCAAGCACGTGCACTACTGGGTCGGCCGCGCGCTGGGCGACCACGACGTGTCGTCGTACACCCCCAACGAGGAGGTCGACGAGGTCCGGTGGGTCACGGTCGAGGACGCCCCCGGGCTGCTCACCTACGACTACGACCGCCAGACGCTGGCCGAGGCCGCGCCGTACGCCAAGCGCAGCGTGCCCCTCGTCGTCCTGCGCCACGCCCAGGCCGCGGCGCGCAGCCGCCACAAGGGGGACGACCGGCGGCGCGGGCTCACCGTCGCCGGCGGGCGCCAGGCCGAGCGGCTCGTCCCGATGCTGCAGGCCTACGGCGTCACGATGGTCGTCTCCTCCAGCAGCGACCGCTGCTGGCGCACCGTCGCGCCGTACGCCGCCGCGCGCGACCTCGGCATCGAGGTCACCCACGGGCTGTGCGAGGAGGACGCCTCCGCCGCCACCGTGGTGCACGAGGTCGCCCGGCTGCTGGAGGAGCGGGTCCCCGCGGTCCTGTGCACCCACCGGCCGGTGCTGCCGATGGTGCTGGAGACCCTCGGGCTCGAGCCGACGCCGGTCGACCCGGGGGCGGCGATCGTGGTGCACCACCGCCACGGCCGGATCGTCGCGATCGAGCGCATCGAGGCCCCGAGCGGGCGCTGA